One genomic region from Jiangella sp. DSM 45060 encodes:
- a CDS encoding SdrD B-like domain-containing protein has product MLGAAGASTLPAQAAVGDPITGTIWQDYDSDGMYDTFEASGLLEGIEVYAYDADGNVAGPALTDASGNYSLPVTSDAGPWRVEANVPDTPEWAEWRDSVVGRAAGRSNGTTVQFIDSVPATQVDFSFQVPSTFVENNPQVFLPAFRFGPSDGAQGAEFAGAAHAYEAMSPNTSTAVPLTMQVPFQQIGTTYGTAYQRAEAPGDLGTVFASAYVRRHSGMGPGGVDAIYRITPDGGGADSPTASGDVFVNLEDYGIDVGSDSDAGAVSGDPNGLRPARTLDNPVYDWGTDAQAWDRVGREGLGAMEISNDQESLFAVNLHNRSLVEVKISRDGTQVLDVVEHELDAYFPDGSDLRPHGISANPLTNEMYLTVTNTAESTQNRADLHAYVYSFDPADPTALTEVLDFGLGYTRGLFGGSWNADYQPWSTSPAFWLQFGQPAGAPYSFVMNTSVPIVADARYLHGDLIVGIRDLGGDLFGSQSALAPGDPRLVAERSLGGELLKAGSNGDGTWSIEQNGVVNGQPGAVTNQVTLNGPSGQGKFFMDSWVNGVEHLGATLVVPSREDGILETGIHAAEGSFQVGTRRFFQENGSLVEPRGAAVMTGLNVGVNATLKGNGLGELTAMASAAPIEIGNYVWYDIDNDGVQDPDEPVVEGATVNLYEVDADGNRTLVSTTTTDAKGEYYFSSNDQAYQLKTHTDYVVGVDNPADYEAGGPLENWYPTVPDTGDPNSVDADRNDSDGLVETTDDGDFPYAAITTGGPGENDHTIDFGYSNIDYEFDKRTVSGPTENPDDDGTWTVVYELVAENTGMIPGAYLLTDDLTGYGDGVEVVDTQVVSGPPEAAGLLNPNWDGTSDLNVVTGEVPIAPQSTVENGTEHVYTLEVTVRLTTDPDTGEVTALPENLACTDGQQAGDATTGLFNHATLDPTNHEDLTDDECGDLPIVTLDKTVVTEPHVVDRENQPGVWEITYGLTVTNESEVPTDYDLEDALRFGAGIEIVDGSVIAANVAPGGIATRPEYDGVGDLLIVEDEPIGALEAHEYTVTVQFTIDLPNPPAQPDPSDCTLAGGEGEEGTGLYNDANSSFNGYPDTDTECREVGQPTHDKTLISATPIGNGQWEIVYGIDVTNKGVQATWYDLSDELHFSDQVSIVSADVTASPAEATLFDPPWNGHDQLVVAEQVPLLGTDDDGYAPHHYELTVIAEAPLQLVPGEDGSDPTACPGEGGDPTADTAFNNTSSLTDEAGLTEDDQACAPLPSIDIEKTISSGPTANGDGTWTITYDLVASNTGAGDGDYTISDQLRYGEGIVVEDAAVITTPDGVTALETWTGQGADGDPVNVIAEDVPLAAGGVHTYQVQVVFSLDEETLTDESMTCPEPDSGENGGLANSTGIEHNDLTDDDEACLSLGEPDLDKELVSAEPVDDGQWQVVYTLTVNNLLPGETTYDLEDELLFGDTVEVDYAEITDHPEGVDVNEDWDGLEDTLIASDVVLPGMDDEGYAPHVYTITVVADVPASFEVDEDGGSAAACAGEPGDNWENGGLNNGATLTTEGGDEITDTDCADLPSIHLDKTIASGPTSTGENAYTITYELEVYNDGAAAGDYVLTDQFHFGTGIDVVDVTAANTDPGDIAVLDTFTGQGEEPDAPENAITGDVTIDVDTTHTYEVTVAVTLDPATATADSVRCVDDPGAGEAGGLANVGLLDHNGHELDADACAPLDPPTPPDTPGTPPPGDDDGNDNGNGGGNGGGDGGGDGGDDDLADTGGNSALLLLAGGLLIIAGATALVATRRRSGTGGLIG; this is encoded by the coding sequence GTGCTCGGCGCCGCCGGCGCGTCCACCCTGCCCGCCCAGGCCGCCGTCGGTGACCCGATCACCGGCACCATCTGGCAGGACTACGACTCCGACGGCATGTACGACACGTTCGAGGCGTCCGGCCTGCTGGAGGGCATCGAGGTCTACGCCTACGACGCTGACGGCAACGTCGCCGGCCCGGCGCTCACCGACGCGAGCGGCAACTACTCGCTGCCGGTCACGAGTGACGCCGGTCCCTGGCGCGTCGAGGCGAACGTGCCGGACACGCCGGAATGGGCCGAGTGGCGCGACTCTGTCGTCGGCCGCGCGGCCGGCCGGAGCAACGGCACGACGGTGCAGTTCATCGACAGCGTGCCGGCCACCCAGGTCGACTTCTCCTTCCAGGTGCCCAGCACCTTCGTGGAGAACAACCCGCAGGTGTTCCTGCCGGCCTTCCGGTTCGGCCCGAGCGACGGCGCCCAGGGTGCCGAGTTCGCCGGCGCCGCGCACGCCTACGAGGCGATGAGCCCGAACACCTCCACAGCGGTGCCGCTCACCATGCAGGTGCCATTCCAGCAGATCGGCACCACCTACGGCACTGCGTACCAGCGGGCCGAGGCGCCCGGCGACCTCGGCACGGTGTTCGCGTCGGCGTACGTCCGCCGGCACTCGGGTATGGGCCCGGGCGGTGTCGACGCGATCTACCGGATCACCCCGGACGGCGGTGGGGCGGACTCGCCGACGGCGAGCGGCGACGTGTTCGTCAACCTCGAGGACTACGGCATCGATGTCGGCAGCGACTCCGACGCGGGCGCGGTCTCGGGCGACCCGAACGGCCTGCGCCCGGCCCGGACGCTGGACAACCCGGTCTACGACTGGGGCACCGACGCCCAGGCCTGGGACCGGGTCGGCCGTGAGGGTCTCGGCGCGATGGAGATCTCCAACGACCAGGAGTCGTTGTTCGCGGTGAACCTGCACAACCGGTCGCTGGTCGAGGTGAAGATCAGCCGCGACGGCACCCAGGTGCTGGACGTCGTCGAGCACGAGCTCGACGCGTACTTCCCGGACGGCAGCGACCTGCGTCCGCACGGCATCTCGGCCAACCCGCTGACCAACGAGATGTACCTGACGGTCACGAACACGGCCGAGTCCACCCAGAACCGGGCCGACCTGCACGCCTACGTGTACTCGTTCGACCCGGCTGACCCGACGGCGCTGACCGAGGTGCTGGACTTCGGGCTCGGGTACACCCGTGGCCTCTTCGGCGGCTCCTGGAACGCGGACTACCAGCCGTGGAGCACCAGCCCGGCGTTCTGGCTGCAGTTCGGGCAGCCGGCCGGGGCGCCCTACAGCTTCGTCATGAACACGTCGGTGCCGATCGTCGCCGACGCCCGTTACCTGCACGGCGACCTGATCGTGGGCATCCGCGACCTGGGCGGCGACCTGTTCGGGTCGCAGTCCGCCCTCGCCCCGGGCGATCCCCGGCTGGTCGCCGAGCGGTCGCTGGGCGGTGAACTGCTCAAGGCCGGCTCCAACGGTGACGGCACGTGGTCGATCGAGCAGAACGGCGTGGTCAACGGCCAACCGGGTGCTGTGACGAACCAGGTGACGCTGAACGGCCCGAGCGGCCAGGGCAAGTTCTTCATGGACTCCTGGGTCAACGGCGTCGAGCACCTGGGCGCCACGCTGGTCGTCCCGAGCCGCGAGGACGGCATCCTGGAGACCGGCATCCACGCGGCCGAGGGCTCCTTCCAGGTCGGCACCCGGCGGTTCTTCCAGGAGAACGGCTCCCTGGTCGAGCCGCGTGGGGCGGCCGTCATGACCGGCCTCAACGTCGGCGTCAACGCGACGTTGAAGGGCAACGGCCTCGGCGAGCTGACGGCGATGGCCTCGGCCGCGCCGATCGAGATCGGCAACTACGTCTGGTACGACATCGACAATGACGGTGTGCAGGACCCGGACGAGCCGGTGGTCGAGGGCGCGACGGTCAACCTGTACGAGGTGGACGCGGACGGCAACCGCACGCTCGTCAGCACCACGACGACCGATGCGAAGGGCGAGTACTACTTCTCGTCCAACGACCAGGCGTATCAGTTGAAGACGCACACCGACTACGTGGTGGGTGTGGACAATCCGGCCGACTACGAGGCCGGCGGGCCGTTGGAGAACTGGTACCCGACGGTGCCGGACACCGGTGACCCGAACTCGGTCGACGCGGACCGGAACGACTCCGACGGTCTGGTGGAGACGACCGACGACGGCGACTTCCCGTACGCGGCGATCACGACCGGTGGTCCGGGGGAGAACGACCACACGATCGATTTCGGCTATTCGAACATCGACTACGAGTTCGACAAGCGGACGGTGTCGGGTCCGACGGAGAATCCGGACGACGACGGCACGTGGACGGTGGTGTACGAGCTGGTCGCGGAGAACACCGGGATGATCCCGGGGGCGTACCTGCTCACCGACGATCTCACCGGGTACGGCGACGGGGTCGAGGTGGTCGACACCCAGGTCGTCAGTGGTCCGCCGGAGGCCGCCGGCCTGTTGAACCCGAACTGGGACGGCACGTCCGATCTGAACGTGGTGACCGGCGAGGTGCCGATCGCGCCGCAGTCGACCGTGGAGAACGGCACCGAGCACGTCTACACGCTGGAGGTGACCGTCAGGCTCACCACCGACCCGGACACCGGTGAGGTGACGGCGCTGCCGGAGAACCTGGCCTGCACCGACGGGCAGCAGGCCGGTGACGCGACGACGGGGCTGTTCAACCACGCCACGCTGGACCCGACCAATCACGAGGACCTCACCGACGACGAGTGCGGCGATCTGCCGATCGTGACGCTGGACAAGACCGTCGTCACCGAGCCGCACGTGGTGGACCGGGAGAACCAGCCCGGCGTGTGGGAGATCACCTACGGGCTCACCGTCACCAACGAGTCCGAGGTGCCGACCGACTACGACCTCGAGGACGCGCTGCGCTTCGGCGCCGGCATCGAGATCGTCGACGGCTCGGTGATCGCCGCCAACGTGGCACCGGGTGGCATCGCGACCCGGCCGGAGTACGACGGCGTCGGCGACCTGCTGATCGTCGAGGACGAGCCGATCGGGGCGCTGGAGGCGCACGAGTACACCGTCACCGTCCAGTTCACCATCGACCTGCCGAACCCGCCCGCCCAGCCCGACCCGTCGGACTGCACGCTGGCCGGTGGCGAGGGTGAAGAGGGCACGGGGCTGTACAACGACGCGAACTCGTCGTTCAACGGCTACCCGGACACCGACACCGAGTGCCGTGAGGTCGGCCAGCCGACCCACGACAAGACGCTCATCTCGGCCACGCCGATCGGCAACGGCCAGTGGGAGATCGTCTACGGCATCGACGTGACGAACAAGGGCGTGCAGGCGACGTGGTACGACCTGTCGGACGAGCTGCACTTCTCCGACCAGGTCAGCATCGTCTCCGCCGACGTCACCGCGTCGCCGGCCGAGGCCACGCTGTTCGACCCGCCGTGGAACGGCCACGACCAGCTGGTCGTCGCCGAGCAGGTGCCGCTGCTGGGCACCGACGACGACGGGTACGCGCCACACCACTACGAGCTGACGGTGATCGCCGAGGCGCCGCTGCAGCTCGTGCCCGGTGAGGACGGCTCGGACCCGACGGCGTGCCCGGGCGAGGGCGGCGACCCGACGGCGGACACGGCGTTCAACAACACGTCGTCGCTGACCGACGAGGCCGGCCTCACCGAGGACGACCAGGCCTGCGCGCCGCTGCCGTCGATCGACATCGAGAAGACGATCAGCAGCGGGCCGACCGCCAACGGCGACGGCACGTGGACCATCACCTACGACCTGGTGGCGTCGAACACGGGCGCGGGCGACGGTGACTACACGATCAGCGACCAGCTCCGCTACGGCGAGGGCATCGTGGTCGAGGACGCCGCCGTCATCACGACGCCGGACGGGGTCACCGCGCTGGAGACCTGGACCGGCCAGGGCGCGGACGGCGACCCCGTCAACGTCATCGCCGAGGACGTGCCGCTCGCCGCCGGCGGGGTGCACACCTACCAGGTGCAGGTGGTCTTCTCGCTGGACGAGGAGACGCTCACCGACGAGTCGATGACCTGCCCCGAGCCGGACTCCGGCGAGAACGGCGGGCTGGCCAACAGCACCGGCATCGAGCACAACGACCTCACCGACGACGACGAGGCCTGCCTCTCGCTCGGCGAGCCGGACCTCGACAAGGAGCTGGTGTCCGCCGAGCCGGTGGACGACGGTCAGTGGCAGGTCGTCTACACGCTGACGGTGAACAACCTGCTGCCGGGCGAGACCACGTACGACCTCGAGGACGAGCTGCTGTTCGGCGACACCGTCGAGGTCGACTACGCCGAGATCACCGACCACCCCGAGGGTGTGGACGTGAACGAGGACTGGGACGGTCTCGAGGACACGCTGATCGCGTCGGACGTCGTTCTGCCGGGGATGGACGACGAGGGCTACGCGCCGCACGTCTACACCATCACCGTCGTCGCCGACGTGCCGGCCTCGTTCGAGGTGGACGAGGACGGCGGGAGTGCTGCCGCCTGCGCTGGTGAGCCCGGCGACAACTGGGAGAACGGCGGTCTGAACAACGGCGCCACCCTCACCACCGAGGGCGGCGACGAGATCACCGACACCGACTGCGCCGACCTGCCGTCGATCCACCTGGACAAGACCATCGCGTCCGGGCCGACCTCGACCGGTGAGAACGCGTACACCATCACCTACGAACTGGAGGTGTACAACGACGGCGCCGCGGCCGGGGACTACGTCCTGACCGACCAGTTCCACTTCGGCACCGGCATCGACGTCGTCGACGTCACGGCGGCCAACACCGACCCGGGCGACATCGCGGTGCTGGACACGTTCACCGGCCAGGGCGAGGAGCCCGACGCGCCGGAGAACGCCATCACCGGCGACGTCACCATCGACGTCGACACGACACACACCTACGAGGTGACCGTCGCGGTCACCCTCGACCCGGCCACCGCGACCGCCGACTCGGTCCGGTGCGTCGACGACCCGGGTGCTGGTGAGGCCGGTGGGCTGGCCAACGTGGGGCTGCTCGACCACAACGGGCACGAGCTGGACGCCGACGCCTGCGCCCCGCTCGACCCGCCCACGCCGCCGGACACGCCCGGCACGCCGCCTCCCGGCGACGATGACGGCAACGACAACGGCAACGGCGGTGGCAACGGCGGTGGCGACGGTGGTGGCGACGGTGGCGACGACGACCTCGCCGACACCGGTGGCAACTCGGCGCTGCTGCTCCTCGCGGGCGGCCTGCTCATCATCGCCGGCGCGACGGCCCTCGTCGCCACCCGCCGCCGGTCGGGGACGGGAGGTCTGATCGGCTGA
- a CDS encoding RNA polymerase sigma factor — protein sequence MTDAWDHQEFAILLDRAHDGDDDAFGILYEKTAPMAHRAAQHIVRDRHAADDLVQETFCLVLNAVRAGRGPRSSFPGYVLSTVKRLAYRHSSARGRIVAVQDPAAWDALLGRPGDASGDVSRVATALATLPARWRHVLWLVDVERYSPSELGSRLSMTPNAVSSLAARARKALRAAYQETAAADC from the coding sequence ATGACCGATGCGTGGGATCACCAGGAGTTCGCGATCCTGCTGGACCGGGCCCACGACGGCGACGACGACGCCTTCGGGATCCTGTACGAGAAGACCGCGCCGATGGCGCACCGAGCGGCCCAGCACATCGTCCGCGACCGGCACGCGGCGGACGACCTGGTCCAGGAGACGTTCTGCCTCGTGCTGAACGCCGTCCGGGCCGGGCGCGGGCCGCGGTCGTCGTTCCCCGGGTACGTGCTGTCGACGGTGAAGCGGCTGGCGTACCGGCATTCGAGCGCCCGCGGCCGCATCGTCGCCGTCCAGGACCCGGCGGCGTGGGACGCGCTGCTCGGCCGCCCCGGCGACGCCTCCGGCGACGTGAGCCGCGTGGCGACGGCCCTGGCCACCCTGCCCGCCCGCTGGCGCCACGTCCTCTGGCTCGTCGACGTCGAGCGCTATTCGCCGTCCGAGCTGGGGTCGCGGCTCTCGATGACCCCCAACGCCGTCTCCAGCCTGGCGGCGCGGGCCCGCAAGGCCCTGCGGGCCGCCTACCAGGAAACGGCCGCCGCCGACTGCTGA
- a CDS encoding LuxR C-terminal-related transcriptional regulator, with product MQGGERDRRRAGPRPVLSRPRLSEPLARRDAAPIVVVQGPPGLGKSLLLDDVARRLGAGRVARVDPDAGDLGAAVGDILAHAVADDASDPPVILLDDTSDPDGDGVRAALRAVRDHDTRLMLSTRTLPVWVTADRLLDGTIHLVGLPDLLFDGAEVQQLATRLRVALSADDVAELEQATDGWPALVVAWLRTQRPDATLSERSLHDLIDRFVRIEVLGDLPPSDRALLTDAAAAPRFDATVLALLLEDHATPDDPATLIDRWATAGRLVPASDEGHWRLPLPVRRCLLAQLDLERPGRRTDLVTRAVRLLVARGRTTDALPLVVDSALDKATAGSVVRASWEPAVARGQFDDLLPAVNTLPDDVVAADPVLLLLAAISAVAPPPDLDTFARRVAQADRLVDQQTLSGTLLTIRCFQMVLARARGDDAAALAVERRGRALIDAAADEQLREHLDRVVYFDWQTGANRLATGDLEAAETILGQAATQARHHSIAWHEANSEALRSYTSLLRGDLAGSARQSRTASEIARRHGWADNQFTDHVHLTRGTLDLEHGRTAGVAERLHRAQRRLDRDVVPPAGRLALAWSVLALLAGDRTAAGHADLLTGDDYATNRLPLNRLLAMIARSYALLARDDPKAASDVLEPVVAPARHAALLAVARARALLAADDPLAAGRELAALGDLGTVPLTVRADVHALHVECALQRGVHAGGAAHQLFALIERTGARRPLLLAPLLRTAIVGGELPLPPSGPLSTLAVELAALHRANTSGAPALSERETEVLLSLDGPDTLSEIAKSMYISGNTLKTTARSLYRKLGAADRYEAVTVARALAILPPSP from the coding sequence ATGCAGGGTGGCGAGCGCGACCGCCGGCGGGCGGGTCCCCGGCCCGTCCTGTCCCGGCCACGCCTCAGCGAGCCGCTGGCCAGGCGCGACGCCGCACCCATCGTCGTCGTCCAGGGCCCGCCCGGGCTGGGCAAGTCGCTGCTGCTCGACGACGTCGCCCGCAGGCTCGGCGCCGGGCGGGTGGCGCGGGTCGATCCTGACGCCGGCGACCTCGGTGCGGCCGTCGGCGACATCCTGGCCCATGCGGTGGCCGACGACGCGTCCGACCCGCCGGTGATCCTGCTCGACGACACCTCCGATCCCGACGGCGACGGCGTGCGCGCCGCGCTGCGTGCGGTGCGCGACCACGACACCCGGCTGATGCTGAGCACCCGCACGCTCCCCGTCTGGGTCACCGCCGACCGCCTGCTCGACGGCACCATCCACCTCGTCGGCCTGCCCGACCTGCTGTTCGACGGCGCCGAGGTGCAGCAGCTGGCCACCCGGCTCCGGGTCGCCCTGAGCGCCGACGACGTCGCCGAGCTGGAGCAGGCGACGGACGGCTGGCCGGCGCTGGTGGTCGCGTGGCTGCGCACGCAGCGGCCTGACGCCACGCTGTCCGAGCGCTCGCTGCACGACCTCATCGACCGCTTCGTCCGCATCGAGGTGCTCGGCGACCTCCCGCCGTCCGACCGCGCGCTGCTGACCGACGCCGCGGCGGCGCCCCGGTTCGACGCCACCGTGCTGGCGCTGCTGCTCGAGGACCACGCGACGCCGGACGACCCGGCCACGCTGATCGACCGCTGGGCCACGGCGGGGCGGCTGGTGCCCGCGTCCGACGAGGGCCACTGGCGGCTGCCGCTGCCGGTGCGCCGCTGCCTGCTGGCGCAGCTGGACCTCGAGCGGCCGGGACGGCGCACCGACCTCGTCACGCGCGCCGTCCGGCTGTTGGTCGCGCGCGGGCGCACCACCGACGCGCTGCCGCTGGTGGTCGACTCCGCGCTGGACAAGGCGACGGCCGGCAGCGTGGTGCGGGCCAGCTGGGAGCCGGCCGTCGCGCGCGGCCAGTTCGACGACCTGCTGCCGGCCGTGAACACGCTGCCCGACGACGTCGTGGCGGCCGACCCGGTGCTGTTGCTGCTGGCCGCCATCTCCGCGGTGGCGCCGCCGCCCGACCTCGATACCTTCGCCCGTCGCGTCGCGCAGGCCGACCGGCTGGTCGACCAGCAGACGCTCAGCGGCACGCTGCTGACCATCCGCTGCTTCCAGATGGTGTTGGCCCGGGCTCGCGGCGACGACGCCGCCGCCCTCGCCGTCGAGCGCAGGGGGCGCGCGCTGATCGACGCCGCCGCTGACGAGCAGCTGCGCGAGCACCTCGACCGCGTCGTCTACTTCGACTGGCAGACCGGCGCCAACCGGCTCGCGACCGGCGACCTCGAGGCCGCCGAGACCATCCTCGGCCAGGCCGCCACGCAGGCCCGGCACCACAGCATCGCTTGGCACGAGGCCAACAGCGAGGCGCTGCGCTCGTACACGTCGCTGCTGCGCGGCGACCTCGCAGGCTCCGCCCGGCAGTCGCGCACGGCGTCCGAGATCGCCCGGCGGCACGGCTGGGCCGACAACCAGTTCACCGACCACGTGCACCTCACCCGCGGCACGCTCGACCTCGAGCACGGCCGCACCGCCGGGGTGGCCGAGCGGCTGCACCGCGCCCAGCGCCGCCTCGACCGCGACGTCGTGCCGCCGGCCGGACGGCTCGCGCTGGCGTGGTCGGTGCTCGCGCTGCTGGCCGGCGACCGCACCGCCGCCGGACACGCCGACCTCCTCACCGGCGACGACTACGCCACGAATCGGCTGCCGCTGAACCGGCTGCTGGCCATGATCGCCCGCTCCTACGCCCTGCTCGCCCGCGACGACCCGAAGGCCGCGTCCGACGTGCTCGAGCCCGTGGTCGCGCCGGCCAGGCACGCCGCGCTGCTCGCCGTCGCCCGGGCCCGCGCCCTGCTGGCCGCCGACGACCCGCTGGCGGCCGGGCGCGAGCTGGCCGCGCTGGGCGACCTCGGCACAGTCCCCCTCACCGTCCGTGCCGACGTCCACGCCCTGCACGTCGAGTGCGCCCTGCAGCGCGGCGTGCACGCCGGCGGCGCCGCACACCAGCTGTTCGCGCTGATCGAGCGCACCGGCGCCCGGCGGCCGCTGCTGTTGGCGCCGCTGCTGCGCACCGCGATCGTGGGCGGCGAGCTGCCGCTGCCACCGTCCGGGCCGCTGAGCACGCTGGCGGTCGAGCTGGCGGCGCTGCACCGCGCCAACACCAGCGGCGCGCCCGCGCTGTCCGAGCGCGAGACCGAGGTGCTGCTGTCGCTGGACGGGCCCGACACCCTCAGCGAGATCGCGAAGTCGATGTACATCTCCGGCAACACGCTGAAGACGACGGCCCGCTCGCTCTACCGCAAGCTCGGCGCGGCCGACCGCTACGAGGCCGTCACGGTGGCCCGGGCGCTGGCGATCCTGCCACCCTCGCCCTGA
- a CDS encoding LuxR family transcriptional regulator: MEKEVRDALIGRDSEQTRIREVLLRLAAGEGGAVVVEGADGVGKSALVRAVSDDARAGRLTGLDEVTVSAVVAADSERGWPFSGLHLVLSAVVGSLEPEQQRQAARLVDDLTTRLEQTASAYELAVQVQPLVSRVRRPLVIVIDDAHRLDPQSLEVLGFVARRVGTSPLVFLVVVDTAERVPPLLGLPLIRLGELPPTDATELVRRAAGSHTLHSVAARIAARVGGNPRALLDVVGRVPDVQLLGQVELDRHLPHSPVLQAQQLPELGSLDDDQRFALLVATGSEDQRMAPVLNALGSPDAPHVAWLFAEHLNRSDGTFTLQRPAVRSIIWQAATMAERDAAHQALAAAYADSDPGRQLWHLAQTRHDHDDELATRLERVAAESLVRGEVERSLAFAREAVRLTSKPGERVVRLLQAGRFAVLAGRLDEAVHIARERFRLDTTPEQRADFALLEVRARNLLDGEVATGLVSRHVEEVAPIDPTRAAALDLAAAHGLAGRMEQAEAARFLALAERFEDDFDPTTRAAHLRTAALLASVSGELDRAVELVESDSGGAADLFGEAETNLLHATVLVRAERYGQARRLLRAVTSGQFGDSPLLLRAALAGLVQLELRAGRLREAAEAAAAWDRVDADSAHRALVPAYMVRVNAYLGEDEAAWDRRRQSIEGSRRHGDSWATAVMQAETGAFLLLLGRFDEAMSVLDHARRHALEHADPSILAVEPDYIEACVRSGELGRARAALAEFELRAGRVPTAWARHTVARCRALASEGEEALTLFREAVETATDAVSPVEQARTLLCFGERLRRLGRRTDARSWLQRTVVLAQESGAIALAGRAGQELGASGGPVPPTTRLADLTDAEQRIATLVASGRRNREIAAELFVSVRTVEAHLGRIFRKLGIRSRTELTGIVVAGIDDDGGGQA, translated from the coding sequence GTGGAGAAGGAAGTACGCGACGCGTTGATCGGTCGCGACAGTGAACAGACCAGGATCCGGGAAGTCCTGCTGAGGTTGGCGGCCGGCGAGGGGGGCGCGGTCGTCGTGGAGGGCGCCGACGGCGTCGGTAAGAGCGCGTTGGTGCGCGCCGTGTCCGACGACGCGCGCGCCGGGCGGCTGACCGGCCTCGACGAGGTGACGGTGTCGGCGGTGGTGGCCGCCGACTCCGAGCGCGGCTGGCCGTTCTCGGGACTGCATCTCGTGCTGTCCGCTGTCGTGGGCTCACTGGAGCCCGAGCAGCAGCGCCAGGCGGCGCGGCTGGTCGACGACCTCACCACGCGGCTGGAGCAGACGGCGTCGGCGTACGAGCTGGCCGTCCAGGTGCAGCCGCTGGTCAGCCGGGTCCGGCGGCCGCTTGTCATCGTCATCGACGACGCGCACCGGCTCGACCCCCAGTCGCTGGAGGTGCTGGGCTTCGTCGCCCGCCGGGTCGGCACGTCGCCGCTGGTGTTCCTGGTGGTCGTCGACACCGCCGAGCGGGTGCCCCCGTTACTGGGCCTGCCGCTGATCCGGCTCGGCGAGCTGCCGCCCACCGACGCGACCGAGCTGGTCCGCCGGGCGGCCGGGTCTCACACCCTGCACAGCGTCGCCGCGCGCATCGCCGCCCGTGTCGGCGGCAACCCGCGGGCGCTGCTCGACGTCGTCGGCCGGGTGCCCGACGTGCAGCTGCTCGGCCAGGTCGAGCTGGACCGGCATCTGCCGCACTCGCCGGTGCTGCAGGCGCAGCAGCTGCCCGAGCTCGGCTCGCTCGACGACGACCAGCGGTTCGCGCTGCTGGTCGCCACCGGCAGCGAGGACCAGCGGATGGCGCCGGTGCTGAACGCGCTCGGCTCGCCGGACGCGCCGCACGTCGCCTGGCTGTTCGCCGAGCACCTGAACCGGTCCGATGGCACGTTCACGCTGCAGCGCCCGGCCGTCCGCTCGATCATCTGGCAGGCCGCCACCATGGCCGAGCGCGACGCCGCCCACCAAGCGCTGGCGGCCGCGTACGCCGACTCCGACCCGGGCCGGCAGCTCTGGCACCTGGCGCAGACGCGGCACGACCACGACGACGAACTGGCGACGCGGCTGGAGCGGGTGGCCGCCGAGTCGCTGGTCCGCGGCGAGGTGGAGCGGTCGCTGGCGTTCGCCCGCGAGGCGGTTCGGCTGACGTCCAAGCCGGGCGAGCGGGTCGTGCGGCTGCTGCAGGCCGGCCGGTTCGCCGTCCTCGCCGGGCGGCTGGACGAGGCCGTGCACATCGCCCGCGAGCGGTTCCGCCTCGACACCACGCCCGAGCAGCGGGCCGACTTCGCGCTGCTGGAGGTGCGCGCCCGCAACCTGCTCGACGGCGAGGTCGCCACCGGCCTCGTCAGCCGACACGTTGAGGAGGTCGCGCCGATCGACCCGACCCGCGCGGCCGCGCTCGACCTCGCCGCCGCGCACGGGCTGGCCGGGCGCATGGAGCAGGCCGAGGCGGCCCGGTTCCTCGCGCTGGCCGAGCGGTTCGAGGACGACTTCGACCCCACCACCCGGGCCGCGCACCTGCGCACGGCCGCGCTGCTGGCGTCGGTCAGCGGCGAGCTGGACCGCGCGGTCGAACTGGTGGAGTCCGACAGCGGCGGCGCGGCCGACCTGTTCGGCGAGGCCGAGACGAACCTGCTGCACGCGACGGTGCTGGTGCGGGCCGAGCGGTACGGGCAGGCGCGGCGGCTGCTGCGCGCCGTCACCAGCGGGCAGTTCGGCGACTCGCCGCTGCTGCTGCGGGCGGCGCTGGCCGGGCTGGTCCAGCTGGAGCTGCGGGCCGGCCGGCTGCGCGAGGCCGCCGAGGCGGCGGCCGCCTGGGACCGCGTCGACGCCGACAGCGCCCACCGCGCGCTGGTGCCCGCGTACATGGTGCGGGTCAACGCGTACCTGGGCGAGGACGAGGCCGCCTGGGACCGCCGCCGGCAGTCGATCGAGGGGTCGCGGCGCCACGGCGACTCGTGGGCGACCGCCGTCATGCAGGCCGAGACCGGCGCGTTCCTGCTGCTGCTCGGCCGGTTCGACGAGGCGATGTCGGTGCTCGACCACGCCCGGCGGCACGCGCTGGAGCACGCCGACCCGTCCATCCTCGCCGTGGAGCCCGACTACATCGAGGCGTGCGTGCGCAGCGGCGAGCTGGGCCGGGCCCGGGCGGCGCTGGCCGAGTTCGAGCTGCGGGCCGGACGGGTCCCGACGGCGTGGGCGCGGCACACCGTCGCCCGCTGCCGGGCGCTGGCCAGCGAGGGGGAGGAGGCGCTGACGCTGTTCCGCGAGGCGGTCGAGACCGCCACCGACGCCGTGTCGCCGGTCGAGCAGGCGCGCACGCTGCTCTGCTTCGGCGAGCGGCTGCGCCGGCTCGGCCGCCGCACCGACGCGCGGTCCTGGCTGCAGCGCACCGTCGTGCTGGCCCAGGAGAGCGGTGCCATCGCACTGGCCGGACGGGCCGGGCAGGAGCTGGGCGCGTCCGGCGGCCCGGTGCCGCCGACCACCCGGCTGGCCGACCTCACCGACGCCGAGCAGCGCATCGCCACGCTGGTCGCCAGTGGACGGCGCAACCGGGAGATCGCGGCCGAGCTGTTCGTCTCCGTCCGCACCGTCGAGGCGCACCTGGGCCGCATCTTCCGTAAGCTCGGCATCCGCTCGCGCACCGAGCTGACCGGCATCGTCGTCGCCGGAATCGACGACGATGGCGGCGGACAGGCGTGA